The genomic window CGCCAGATGTCGGTGGGCTGACCCCGGTCGACCGGCGACTTCTCGGCCGTCGCTCGACTGGGGCGAGGTGCCTCGCCAGGCCACGGCGCCCCTGGCCAATCTGTCCCAGACAGTGTTATCGTCGCCGTAGCACTACCAACGGAGGTAACCGTGTCGATAGCACCTGCGCAGGCGGCGCACTCGCGTTCGGTCGAGCAACCCGACTTCGAAGTCGTCGTCATCGGCGCGGGCTTCGGCGGCATCGGAATGGGCGTCGAACTCCGCAAGGCGGGCATCCACAACTTTCTGATCGTGGACAAGAACAGCGATATCGGCGGGACCTGGCAGGCGAACACCTATCCCGGTGTGGCGGTGGATATTCCGTCGGTGTACTACAGCTTCTCCTATGAGCCGCCCACAGTGTGGTCGCGGATGTTCGCGCCGGGCGCCGAGGTGAAGGCGTACGCCGACCAGGTGGTCGACAAGTATGGGCTGCGGCCGCGAATCCTGCTGAATACCAGGTTCGTTGCCGGAGCGTGGGACGAGCGGAACCACCTCTGGCGCGGCAAGCTCGACACCGGCCAGGAGGTGACCTCGCGATTCGTCGTCGGTGCGGTCGGCGGGCTGGAGGTGCCGAAGATGCCCGATATCGAGGGCATCGACAAATTCGGCGGCAAGATCGTGCACACCGCGCAGTGGGATCACGACTACGACTACGCGGGCAAGCGGATCGCGGTGATCGGCACCGGTGCGACCGCGCTGCAACTGATTCCGGAGCTGGCCGATATCGCGGCGAAACTCACGGTATTCCAGCGGCGCCCGATCTGGGTCGCACCGAAACCGGACTTCCCGATCCCCACGTTCGCCAAGAACCTCATGGTCAATGTGAGTCCGCTGCGCCGAATGCTGCGTGCGGCGGTGACACTCGGCATCGACTTCGGCATCTCCGGCGTCGGGGTGTTCCACAGCCGGATTCCCCGGGTGGTGCAGCTCGCTCAGCGCGGCGGCGGGTGGCTGTACCGGGCGCAGTTGCCGGATGATCCCGAGCTGGCACAACGGCTGACGCCGGACTACGCACCGGGGTGCAAGCGGCCGTCGGTGTCGAATCGATACCTGCGCACCTTCACCAGGGACCATGTCGAGCTGGTCACCGATCCGATCAAGAAGGTCACCAAGACCGGCGTCGTCACCGCGGACGGAGTGCTGCGCAAGACCGATGTGCTGGTGTGCGCCACCGGATTCCGGGTCATGGACAAGGGCTGTACACCGCCGTACCCGCTGGTCGGCCGGGACGGCCTCGACCTCGGCGAATTCTGGGATCGCCAGCGCTATCAGGCGTATCAGGGCGTGACGGTGCCGAAGTTCCCGAACCTGTTCCTGATCACCGGACCGTACGGGTTCGCGGCGGGTTCGTATCTCGCGATGATCGAATGCACCAGCAGGCATGCGGCACGTGCGATCAAGGAGGCGCGCAAGCGCGGCGCCACCGCGGTGGAGATCAAGCAGGAGCCGCACGACGCCTACTTCCGGCAGTGCGTGCGCCGCGCGTCGCAGACGATGTGGCTGTCCGACGCGTGCGCGGACTCCAATACCTATTACGTCAACTATCAGGGTGATCCGGCGGCAATTCGGCCGAGCACCCATCTGGAAATGTGGTGGGGGAACAAGCACTTCCCGTTCGACCACTACTCGTTCACCCAGGTGCGCCGTGGCGTGACCGGCGATAGCGCGGACGTCCGGTCGGATTCGTTCACCAACGCGGCCCTGGCCGAGTTGGTCCGCAGCCGCAGGCTGAGCGTCCGGACCTAGTCGTACCGAGGAGAGACAATGCGCAGCAGAATCATCGGCCGACGCGGACGGCGCAAGGCGAGCCGGGCCATGGCGACAGCCAAGCCGCCCGTGGTGATCACGGCACGACCGCCGGACAGTAAGCGCGCCCGGGCATTCGGGCTCGGGCTCGCCGGTACCGGCGCGGCGCATTTCACGGCGCCGCGGGCTTTCGACCAGCTGACCGCGCGGGCCTTCCCGCGATCGACCCGTCGCTGGACCTATCGCAACGGCTGCACCGAAGTGGTGCTGGGACTGGCGATCACCTTCCGGCGGAGCAGGCCGATCGGATCGGTCGGCTTCATCGCCTATCTCGCCTTCCTCGCGGCGCGCTTCTCGGGCGCCCGGCCGATCGAACAGTCTGGAGCACGCACATGGTAGCCACGCCGAAAGACCACGAGGTGGTCGTCATCGGTGCCGGTCCGGGCGGTATCGCCGCGGGAGTGAAGCTGCGCGAGGCCGGTATCGAGGACTTCGCCATTCTCGAACGTGCCGACGAAGTCGGTGGCAGCTGGCACGAAAACCGCTACCCCGGCTTGAGTGTGGACGTGCCCGCCCTCACCTACCAGTACTCGTTCGCCCGGAACCCCAACTGGACCCGGTTCTTTCCGCGCGGACCCGAGGTGAAGGCCTATCACGTCGACGTGGCGAAACGGTTCGGCCTCTACCCGCACCTGCGGTTCGGCGTCGATATCGTGCGCCAAGTTTGGGACGAGCAGCGGCATCTGTGGCGGTTGCACGCCGCCGACGGATCGGTGGTCACCGCGCGCTTCGTGATCAGCGCGGTCGGCGCTTTCGTCAACCCGAAGGACGATCCGGGCATCCCGGGGCTCGCCTCCTACACCGGCAAGTTGCAGCGGCCGAGCGACTGGGACGAGGACTACGACTACTCCGGTAAGCGGGTCGCCGTCATCGGCACCGGCGCGAGCTCGGTGCAGATCGTGCCGTCCCTCGCCCCGCACGTCGCCGAGCTCGCGGTGTTCCAGCGGACCCCGGTCTGGTCGGTGCCCAAACCCGATATGGCGGTGCCGGAGTCGGTGAAGACCGTGCTGCGGCTGCCCGGCGTGCAGGCGGGCATCAACAATGCGGTGCTCGTCGTCATCGATATCGGGCTGCGCGCCGGTGTCTCGGCCCCGATGTGGGCGGTGCGGCCCGTGCTGCGCACGGCGGACGCGGTGGCGATCGCGGCGTATCGGCGGTATCTGCGCTGGGTGGTCAAGGATCCGGCCACCGCGGCGGCGCTGGCACCCGACTACGGTCCGATTGCCAAGCGGCCCACCATGTCCAACTACACCTTCGCCTTCAATCGGGACAATGTCGGGCTGATCACCGAGCCCATCGAGCGGATCACGGCCGCGGGCATCGAGACCGCCGACGGCGTCGAGCACACCTTCGACATGGTCGTGCTCGCCACCGGATACGAGGTGTTCTCCGATCCGGAGACCTACAAGCCGGGCACCATCGTCGGGCGGAACGGGTTCGACCTGAGCACGTTCTTCACCGAGCAGGGCCTGCAGGCGTATCAGAGTGTGGCGCTGCCCGAGCTGCCCAACCGGTGGATGCTGGTCGGGCCGTACTCGTGGACCGGCAGTGGCTGGCACGCCTTCGTCGAGATGACCGCCGATCACGCGGTGCGCGCGATCACCGAGGCACGGCGCAGAAAAGCCTCGGTAATGGCGGTTCGCCAATCGGTGCACGACGCCTACCATCGACGCATCCACCGCAAGGCCGCCGCACTGCGGTTCTACTTGACCGAGCTCAACGGTCACGTGCCGACGTACTACCGGAATTCCCAGGGGGACACCACCTATGTGCGTCCATCTGGGTTCTTCGAGGCGCGCCGCGGCAACCGCAAGTTCCCCCTCGACGACTACGAATACGGCATGCTCGCCGCCGCCGATCTCCCCGAGACGACCAACGATAAGGCATCTCTGACGGTCACCGCATAACCCCGGCCGCACGGTCGCGGACGTCCGGAACACGAGGGGTGGCCGGAAACCGCGTCGTGCGATCGACTCGCTGGCCTGGCTGACGATCCCGCCGCATCCCGCTGACGCACAAAACGAACACCACCAACGCAGGTCATCCGCACGCCCTTATGATCGCAAGTGGGTTCGACCGTGAGGGAGCGATGGTGACAACCGAGTGGGTACTGGACGCACCGGCGAAAGCACAGCGGTTCGCGGACCTGTTCGCCCATCGGCGCTGGATACGCCGCAATCAGCCGTTCCCGCACGTGTATGCCCGGGACGTATTCGTGCCGGAGTTCTACCAGCGGATGACCGATGAGCTGACCCGGCTTCGGCGCGAACGGCCGGAATTGTTCGGGAAGGTCGCGGCGGATTACAGCGCCGACGGCGTCCGCCTCGCCGATCTGCGGGACGGCCCGCTCGGTGTGTTCGTCTCCAGGGAATGGCACGACCTCATCGCGGGCATCGCCGGCGTCACGGCGACCGGTGATATCGAGGGATCACTGCACCATCACGCGCCGGGCGCACCGTACGGCTGGCCACACAACGATCTCAACCCCGGCTGGTTCCCGGGCGAGCCGCCCGGTCCCGACGAGGTGCGGCTGCCGGACGAGACGGTGAACACCAAGACCGGCGAGCGTGCCCCTGGTGTCATCGCGCGCGAGTCGGTGCGTGCCGTGGCCGTGCTGTTCTATTTCGGCAACCCGGGCTGGCAGCCGGGTGACGGCGGCGAGACCGCGCTCTACGACAACATGTCCGAAGGCGAGAAGCTGCCCGAGCTGACCCTCGTTCCGCCACTGGACAATTCGCTGATTTTGTTCGAGGTCACGCCGCGGACCTGGCACACCTTCGCGGGCAACAACACCAAGGATCGCAATAGTTTGGTGATGTGGGCGCACCGCACCAAGGACGACGCCTTGCAGCGCTGGGGAGGAGACAGAATTGTCTACTGGTGAACGCCGGGTCTGCCTGATCACGGGCGCAAGCGGCACGCTCGGCGACGTCTTCTGCCGTTCCTATTACACCGAATACGACATCGTCGCGGTCTGCCGCACCCGCACGCCCGCCGTGCCGTCGCAGCTGGAGTGGTTCGTCGATCCGCTCGATCCGGAAAAGGCTGTGCCGGAGAACAATTCGCGGATATTCGTGGTCCGCGCCGATCTCACCCAGCCGGGCGAGGTGGAGCGGGTGGTCGATCTCGCGCTGGCCCGGTACGGCAAGGTCGACCTGCTGGTCAACAATGCCGCACACATCCGGCTGCACCCGCGCGGCATCGTCGACGGCGACGGCGCGCTGGAGCAGTTCGAACCGCATTTCGCACTGAATGTAGGCGTACCGCTAAGGTTTTCGGCTCGGCTCGCGCAGCGGTTCTGGCTGCACGCCGGACCGGAGAACCGCGCGCGGAACCGGAACATCGTCAATGTCTCCAGCATCTCCGGCTCGGAGGTGTACCCGGGGCAGACGCTGTATTCCGCGTCGAAGGCCGCGCTCAATCAGTTGACCCGGAATATCGCCGACGAGTTCGCCGAGTTCGGCGTGCGCGCGAATGCCATCGCGCCCACCAGTTTTCCGGCACTGGTACCCACCGAGCAGGTCGCGCAGGCGATTGTCGAACTCGATATAAGCACCTTCACCGGCGGTGTGTTCGGCGTCGGCGTCGAGCCGGACGCGGCGGACAACGGCCGCGACGCCCAGCTTGCCGAGGCCGAACACTGACCACCGCTACGCTCCCGACCCGGTGATACGCTCGGACATTTCCCACAACTGTTGCGCGAGAGCGGGATTCACCGCCTGCTTGTTGCTCGGCGGTTCCAGTTTGAACCGGTGGAAGTACTGCCCGTTGATGCTGCCGTCCGGCGTCGTCGCCAAGTGCACCAGTGGTTCGGCACCCTTTTCCGGTCGAATGAAGAACGGCTTGGCCAGCGGCGACCGGATGAGCAGGCCGAGGCCGAACGGGGCGTGGTCGTACACATGCGTGGCGACGGCGCCGGGATGGAAAGCGGCGGTGAGCAATCCGGTGCCCTCGGTACGCCGGGCCAGCTCCCTGGTGAACAGAATGTTCGCCAGCTTCGACGCGGCGTAGGAGCCCATCTGGGTGAACGAACCCGTCCGCGCGTTGACGGTGTCGAGGTTCAGTCTCGCCGCCCGATAGGTCACGCTGGCGGTGTTGATCACCCGGGCCTGCGACTGCACGAGCCGGTCGAGCAGCAGGGTGGTGAGCAGGAACGGGGACAGGTGATTGACCTGGAAGGTCAGTTCATTGCCGTCATCGGTCGTGGTGCGTTTCGGCCAGGCGCCGCCCGCGTTGTTGGCGAGCACATCGATGCGTGGGTAGCGGTCGAGCAATTGGTGAGCGAGCTTGCGCACCTCGTCGAAGCGGGCGAAATCGGCGAGGAACGGCTCCGCGCCCGCCTTGGCCGCCACCTCGGCCGTCCGTTCCGGCGAGCGACCGACCACCGCGACGGTGGCGCCGAGCTCCGCCAGTTTCACCGCCGCCTCGGCGCCGATGCCGGAGCTCGCACCGGTCACCACCACCGTCTTGCCTGTCAGATCCTGGTCCTGCACAGCCATTCTTGCCTCCCGAGCATCCTCTGATCAGCAATGGGACGTAGTCCGTCCGCAGACCCGCGCTGGCCTGAGCGAAGGCGGAGTACGCCTCAACTGACCTGATCGTGTTCGGCGGGCGCGGATTCGGCAAGGGGTGACGCACCCGCAAAATGCGCGGCGATGTCGTCGGTCGTGGTCAGCCAGACCCCCGGATGGTTCGCCACCCGCTCGAGCGCCTGGTCCAGGTACTTGGCCCGGAACGCCTGGCCGATGACGAACGGGTGCAGCGCGAGCGCCATGACCCGGCCGCTGTCGGCCGACTCGGCGTAGAGCTGGTCGAGTTGGTCCTCGACGATCCGCACGAAGTCGGGGCCGCTGGTCCCCTTGCCGAGAAACAGGGTGTTGTCGTTCAGCTCGACCGTGTAGGGGACGCTCAACATCCCGGGCACAGTCAACCGGTACGGCTGGTCGTCGTTGGTCCAGTCGAGCACGTAGTTCAGTCCGAGTTCGGCCAACAGCGCTGGCGTGTGGAAGGTTTCGGTGAGTGCGGGTCCCATCCAGCCGCGTGGCCTGCGACCGGTCGCCCGCTCGATGGTCTCGACCACCTCGGTCAGATAGCGGCGCTCCTCCTCGATGGACATGTCGGCCTGGAAGATCGAGTTGTTCTTGCCGTGCGCCAGCCAGGCCCAGTCCCTGGCCAGGCCCGCCTCGATGATCTGCGGATGCTGCTCGACCACATCGGAATTGAGCAGCGCGCTGGCGCGGATGCCGTGCCGGTCCAGTATCCGGATGATCCGCCAGATGCCGACCCGCGGGCCGTAGTCGCGCCACCCATAGTTCAACGGGTCGGGGGCGAGGTGGGCGGTGCCGGGGAAGATGCTCGTGGAAGGGCGATCGACCTGGTAGTGCTCGACATTGAGGCCGACGTAGAAGGCGACCCGGGCGCCGTCGGGCCAGTGGATCGGTGCGCGGTCGACGATGGGGCTGTAGTCGTAGAGCTCGTTGTCCATACCGCCGATTCTCGAATCTGACACCTATGTCAGGTTCAACAGCGGAGCCGGGTGAGATACAACACAGCTGCCTGGGCGGACGCCCATTTGGCCAGGACATCCGCGGCGTGTTGGTGTGTATCGTGCTCGCCGGTCTCCTGCATACTCACCGAAAGGTGAGCGAGGGTGGCCGACGCAGCTCCAACTCGAGCCGAAAGTACCTACACATGCGAGTCGACGGGCGGGAAATCCCGGTAACGGGCAACCTGCTACAACCGCTGATCCGGCGGACCAGTGACATCGTCCGAGTGGTGCTCGCGGCGTTGTGGGTTGCGATCGTCATCGCGGCGTCGCTGATCACCCGGCCGGAATGGCTTGCGCTGGAACGTTCGGTGTCCAACATCGTCGGCTTCCTCAATCCCGATCAGTCGAACCTGGTGTACCTCGTCTACGGCATGGCGATTCTGGCGCTGCCGTTCGCCATCTTGATCGAACTGATCATCGGCAGGCAGTGGAAACTGCTCGCGGGCTACGCGGCGGCCGGACTCACCGCCGGACTGCTGCTCTCGATCACCGGAACCGGCCTCTCGGCGCCGAAATGGCATCTGCAGGTGCCGGACCGGCTCGATACCTTCCTGTCGCAATTCATGGACGACCCGCGCTGGATCGCCATGCTCGCGGCCGTGCTGACGGTATCGAGCCCGTGGCTGCCCACCCGACCGCGGCGGTATCTGTGGTTCCTGCTGCTGGCGTTCGCGCCGATCCATCTGGTCGTCAGCACAGTGGTGCCCGCCAGGGCCATGTTCGGACTAGCGGTCGGCTGGCTGGTCGGCGCGGTGATCGTGCTGGTGGTCGGCACCCCCGCACTGGAGGTGCCGCTCGATGCGGCGGTGCGGGTGCTGGCCAAACGCGGGCACACGGTCACCGGGTTCACCGTGGTGCATCCGGCCGGACGCGGCCCGTTGGTGCTGGCCGCCACCGTCGACGGACCCGAACGCGGACTCGTCGTGGAGATGTACGGCAAGAACCAGCGCAGCTTCGGTGCGCTACGCCAGCTGTGGCGCTGGCTCACCTTCCGCGCCAGCGAAACCGCGGCGCTGCACACATCATTGCACCGCGCCGTCGAGCATCGCGCGCTGATGGCGATCGCCGTCGGCGAGCTCGGCCTGGCCAGCAGCACGCCGGTCGCGGTCGCGGCCCTCGATCGCGGCTGGATGCTGCACGCGCACACGCTGCCGAAGGGCGCCCGGATCACCGAACTACCCGCCGATCAGCTGACCGGAGTGTGGAAGTCGCTCGGCGTACTGCACCAGGGGCAGATCTCGCACGGTGACCTGCGCCCCACCGAGATCCGAATCGACAACGGCACCACGCTGTTCGGCGGATTCGCCAGCGCCGAGTACGGCGCCTCGGCGAAGCAGCAGCAATCCGATATCGCGCAGCTGCTGGTGTCGACGACCGCGATCTTCGGCAAGGAACCGGCGGTACGCGCCGCCATCGAATCGCTGGGCGAGCAGCCGGTGCTCGCCGCGGCCAGCCGATTGACCAAGTCCGCCATGCCCGCCGGGCTCCGCAAGACGGTGCCCGGCTGGAAGGACGCCTTGGCCGCGGCCCGCGACGAGGTGCGCAAGCAGACCGGGCAGGACCGGATCGAGGCCGAGCAGATCACCCGGTTCACCCGCAATCAGATCATCCAGCTGGTGCTGTTGATCGGGCTGGTGTACGTCGCCTACCCGTTCATCAGCGCGGTGCCGACCTTCTTCACCCAGCTGAAGACGGCCAACTGGTGGTGGGCACTGCTCGGCCTCGCCGTCTCCAGCCTGACCTATGTCGGCGCGGCCGCGGCGCTGTGGGCCTGCGCGTCCGGCGCGGTGAGCTTCAAAAATCTGGTGATCATGCAGATCGCCAATACCTTCGCCGCGACCACCACCCCGGCCAGGGTGGGCGGGCTCGCGCTCAGCGTGCGATTCCTGCAGCGCGGCGGTATCGGCGCGGTGCGCGCCACCGCCGCGGTGGCGCTGCAACAGGCGGTGCAGGTGATCACGCACCTCAGCCTGCTCGTCGTGTTCAGCATCGCGGCGGGGACCTCCGCCGACCTTTCCCACTTCGTCCCGGATGCCACCGTGTTGTATCTGCTGGCCGGTGTCGGCGTCGGCATCATCGGCACCTTCATGTTCGTACCGAAATTGCGGCGCTGGCTGAATAATTCGGTGCGCCCGCAATTGCAGGAAGTGCTTGGCGAACTCGCCGATCTGGCGCGCGACCCCAAGCGTTTCTCGGTGATCATTCTCGGCTGCGCCGCGATCACCCTCGGCATGGCGGGGGCGCTGTGGGCCAGCGTAGAAGCGTTCGGCGGCGGCACCACCTTCGTCACCGTCACCATTGTCACCATGATCGGCGGCACGCTGGCCTCGGCGGCGCCGACACCCGGTGGCGTCGGCGCCGTCGAGGCGGCGCTGATCGGTGGTCTCGCCGCCTTCGGCCTGCCCGCGACCATCGCGGTGCCCTCGGTACTGCTCTACCGGGTGCTCACCTGCTGGCTGCCGGTGTTCTGCGGATGGCCGACGA from Nocardia iowensis includes these protein-coding regions:
- a CDS encoding 2OG-Fe(II) oxygenase family protein encodes the protein MVTTEWVLDAPAKAQRFADLFAHRRWIRRNQPFPHVYARDVFVPEFYQRMTDELTRLRRERPELFGKVAADYSADGVRLADLRDGPLGVFVSREWHDLIAGIAGVTATGDIEGSLHHHAPGAPYGWPHNDLNPGWFPGEPPGPDEVRLPDETVNTKTGERAPGVIARESVRAVAVLFYFGNPGWQPGDGGETALYDNMSEGEKLPELTLVPPLDNSLILFEVTPRTWHTFAGNNTKDRNSLVMWAHRTKDDALQRWGGDRIVYW
- a CDS encoding polysaccharide deacetylase family protein, with the translated sequence MDNELYDYSPIVDRAPIHWPDGARVAFYVGLNVEHYQVDRPSTSIFPGTAHLAPDPLNYGWRDYGPRVGIWRIIRILDRHGIRASALLNSDVVEQHPQIIEAGLARDWAWLAHGKNNSIFQADMSIEEERRYLTEVVETIERATGRRPRGWMGPALTETFHTPALLAELGLNYVLDWTNDDQPYRLTVPGMLSVPYTVELNDNTLFLGKGTSGPDFVRIVEDQLDQLYAESADSGRVMALALHPFVIGQAFRAKYLDQALERVANHPGVWLTTTDDIAAHFAGASPLAESAPAEHDQVS
- a CDS encoding lysylphosphatidylglycerol synthase transmembrane domain-containing protein — translated: MRVDGREIPVTGNLLQPLIRRTSDIVRVVLAALWVAIVIAASLITRPEWLALERSVSNIVGFLNPDQSNLVYLVYGMAILALPFAILIELIIGRQWKLLAGYAAAGLTAGLLLSITGTGLSAPKWHLQVPDRLDTFLSQFMDDPRWIAMLAAVLTVSSPWLPTRPRRYLWFLLLAFAPIHLVVSTVVPARAMFGLAVGWLVGAVIVLVVGTPALEVPLDAAVRVLAKRGHTVTGFTVVHPAGRGPLVLAATVDGPERGLVVEMYGKNQRSFGALRQLWRWLTFRASETAALHTSLHRAVEHRALMAIAVGELGLASSTPVAVAALDRGWMLHAHTLPKGARITELPADQLTGVWKSLGVLHQGQISHGDLRPTEIRIDNGTTLFGGFASAEYGASAKQQQSDIAQLLVSTTAIFGKEPAVRAAIESLGEQPVLAAASRLTKSAMPAGLRKTVPGWKDALAAARDEVRKQTGQDRIEAEQITRFTRNQIIQLVLLIGLVYVAYPFISAVPTFFTQLKTANWWWALLGLAVSSLTYVGAAAALWACASGAVSFKNLVIMQIANTFAATTTPARVGGLALSVRFLQRGGIGAVRATAAVALQQAVQVITHLSLLVVFSIAAGTSADLSHFVPDATVLYLLAGVGVGIIGTFMFVPKLRRWLNNSVRPQLQEVLGELADLARDPKRFSVIILGCAAITLGMAGALWASVEAFGGGTTFVTVTIVTMIGGTLASAAPTPGGVGAVEAALIGGLAAFGLPATIAVPSVLLYRVLTCWLPVFCGWPTMRWLASKDMI
- a CDS encoding flavin-containing monooxygenase, which produces MAPAQAAHSRSVEQPDFEVVVIGAGFGGIGMGVELRKAGIHNFLIVDKNSDIGGTWQANTYPGVAVDIPSVYYSFSYEPPTVWSRMFAPGAEVKAYADQVVDKYGLRPRILLNTRFVAGAWDERNHLWRGKLDTGQEVTSRFVVGAVGGLEVPKMPDIEGIDKFGGKIVHTAQWDHDYDYAGKRIAVIGTGATALQLIPELADIAAKLTVFQRRPIWVAPKPDFPIPTFAKNLMVNVSPLRRMLRAAVTLGIDFGISGVGVFHSRIPRVVQLAQRGGGWLYRAQLPDDPELAQRLTPDYAPGCKRPSVSNRYLRTFTRDHVELVTDPIKKVTKTGVVTADGVLRKTDVLVCATGFRVMDKGCTPPYPLVGRDGLDLGEFWDRQRYQAYQGVTVPKFPNLFLITGPYGFAAGSYLAMIECTSRHAARAIKEARKRGATAVEIKQEPHDAYFRQCVRRASQTMWLSDACADSNTYYVNYQGDPAAIRPSTHLEMWWGNKHFPFDHYSFTQVRRGVTGDSADVRSDSFTNAALAELVRSRRLSVRT
- a CDS encoding SDR family NAD(P)-dependent oxidoreductase, with amino-acid sequence MSTGERRVCLITGASGTLGDVFCRSYYTEYDIVAVCRTRTPAVPSQLEWFVDPLDPEKAVPENNSRIFVVRADLTQPGEVERVVDLALARYGKVDLLVNNAAHIRLHPRGIVDGDGALEQFEPHFALNVGVPLRFSARLAQRFWLHAGPENRARNRNIVNVSSISGSEVYPGQTLYSASKAALNQLTRNIADEFAEFGVRANAIAPTSFPALVPTEQVAQAIVELDISTFTGGVFGVGVEPDAADNGRDAQLAEAEH
- a CDS encoding SDR family NAD(P)-dependent oxidoreductase yields the protein MAVQDQDLTGKTVVVTGASSGIGAEAAVKLAELGATVAVVGRSPERTAEVAAKAGAEPFLADFARFDEVRKLAHQLLDRYPRIDVLANNAGGAWPKRTTTDDGNELTFQVNHLSPFLLTTLLLDRLVQSQARVINTASVTYRAARLNLDTVNARTGSFTQMGSYAASKLANILFTRELARRTEGTGLLTAAFHPGAVATHVYDHAPFGLGLLIRSPLAKPFFIRPEKGAEPLVHLATTPDGSINGQYFHRFKLEPPSNKQAVNPALAQQLWEMSERITGSGA
- a CDS encoding flavin-containing monooxygenase → MVATPKDHEVVVIGAGPGGIAAGVKLREAGIEDFAILERADEVGGSWHENRYPGLSVDVPALTYQYSFARNPNWTRFFPRGPEVKAYHVDVAKRFGLYPHLRFGVDIVRQVWDEQRHLWRLHAADGSVVTARFVISAVGAFVNPKDDPGIPGLASYTGKLQRPSDWDEDYDYSGKRVAVIGTGASSVQIVPSLAPHVAELAVFQRTPVWSVPKPDMAVPESVKTVLRLPGVQAGINNAVLVVIDIGLRAGVSAPMWAVRPVLRTADAVAIAAYRRYLRWVVKDPATAAALAPDYGPIAKRPTMSNYTFAFNRDNVGLITEPIERITAAGIETADGVEHTFDMVVLATGYEVFSDPETYKPGTIVGRNGFDLSTFFTEQGLQAYQSVALPELPNRWMLVGPYSWTGSGWHAFVEMTADHAVRAITEARRRKASVMAVRQSVHDAYHRRIHRKAAALRFYLTELNGHVPTYYRNSQGDTTYVRPSGFFEARRGNRKFPLDDYEYGMLAAADLPETTNDKASLTVTA